In Vibrio tritonius, the following are encoded in one genomic region:
- a CDS encoding HVO_A0114 family putative DNA-binding protein, translated as MKARIGIMSEKLIRMRLLAIAQGKYKPQQDEPRVWYTSINAISQILCPENIELLRLIDSERPESLTQLSELTGRAKSNLSNTLKALSEKGFVRLEQGAGKSIKPVALFTDFEIVTNSELEHYLLQLSIGQAAA; from the coding sequence ATGAAAGCAAGAATTGGAATTATGTCTGAAAAGCTCATTCGTATGAGGCTGCTTGCTATTGCTCAAGGAAAATACAAGCCTCAACAGGATGAGCCGAGAGTATGGTATACATCGATTAATGCTATTTCTCAGATTCTTTGTCCGGAAAATATTGAATTGTTACGCTTAATTGACTCAGAGAGGCCTGAAAGCCTAACTCAATTGTCAGAGTTAACAGGGCGAGCTAAATCTAATTTATCAAACACTCTTAAAGCATTAAGTGAAAAAGGGTTTGTGCGTTTAGAGCAAGGTGCTGGCAAGTCGATTAAACCTGTCGCTTTGTTTACGGATTTTGAAATTGTTACTAACTCTGAACTCGAACATTACTTGCTGCAGCTATCAATCGGTCAGGCAGCTGCTTGA
- a CDS encoding DUF6516 family protein yields MDEIDVLLSMHGEQVHRDDGYWWKIEAWAVPPTKERPHGIRYNLTLHNKYNKRVFGHDNAHAVKPPKSKKFSGKCYEYDHMHKSAVDQGTPYEFSDCYTLLQDFFEGIDKTIAAIEGK; encoded by the coding sequence TTGGATGAGATTGATGTATTACTAAGTATGCATGGTGAGCAAGTTCATAGGGATGATGGATATTGGTGGAAGATTGAGGCTTGGGCTGTTCCTCCAACTAAAGAACGTCCTCATGGTATTCGCTATAACCTCACGCTGCATAATAAATACAATAAGCGGGTATTTGGGCATGATAACGCCCATGCAGTTAAACCGCCCAAAAGTAAAAAGTTCAGTGGGAAATGTTACGAATATGATCACATGCATAAATCAGCTGTTGATCAAGGCACCCCTTACGAGTTTTCTGATTGTTATACTTTGCTTCAGGATTTCTTTGAGGGTATAGACAAAACCATTGCTGCAATAGAAGGTAAATAA
- a CDS encoding transporter substrate-binding domain-containing protein, whose product MNKARLVMLALGLMASASSFAATVRYGLEAEYPPFESKNAKGELVGFDIELGKAICERMKTECVWKESSFDTLIPALNAKKFDVINSAMNITEQRAKAIDFTNPIYRIPSQLIARVDQHLAPTADALRGKNIGVLQGSIQEVYAKAHWEPKGVTVTAYKDQNMVYSDMMTGRIDGTLVMAAAGQAGFLSKPESKGYGFIGEPVEDAKILGSGIGFGLRKGSDELKEKFNKAIKEVQDDGTVKKLAAQYFTGFDVSVK is encoded by the coding sequence ATGAATAAAGCGCGTTTAGTGATGCTTGCTTTGGGTTTGATGGCATCAGCTTCTTCTTTTGCAGCCACCGTACGTTACGGCTTAGAAGCAGAATACCCTCCTTTCGAAAGTAAAAATGCCAAAGGCGAATTAGTCGGCTTTGACATTGAGCTGGGTAAAGCTATTTGTGAACGTATGAAAACCGAATGTGTCTGGAAAGAAAGCAGCTTTGATACGCTGATTCCTGCACTGAATGCGAAAAAATTCGACGTGATCAACTCTGCGATGAACATTACTGAGCAGCGCGCTAAAGCGATCGACTTTACCAATCCAATCTACCGTATTCCTTCACAGCTGATCGCTCGTGTCGATCAACACCTCGCACCAACGGCTGACGCGCTACGCGGTAAAAACATTGGTGTGCTTCAAGGTTCAATCCAAGAAGTGTACGCAAAAGCTCACTGGGAACCAAAAGGTGTAACCGTGACAGCGTATAAAGACCAAAACATGGTTTATTCCGACATGATGACCGGTCGTATCGACGGTACATTAGTAATGGCTGCAGCTGGTCAAGCTGGCTTCCTTAGCAAACCAGAAAGCAAAGGCTATGGCTTTATCGGCGAACCGGTTGAAGACGCTAAAATCCTAGGCAGCGGTATCGGTTTTGGCCTGCGTAAAGGCAGCGATGAGCTAAAAGAAAAATTCAACAAAGCCATCAAAGAAGTACAAGATGACGGCACAGTGAAAAAACTGGCTGCACAATACTTCACAGGCTTTGATGTCAGCGTGAAATAA
- a CDS encoding carbon-nitrogen hydrolase family protein, producing MKVTVAAIQMNSNDDVADNLQRARKWVLEAAQKGAQFVVLPEYFCFIGQNDAARLAHAEPDSGGVISQALRAIAKEAQVWLSAGTIPLISPDKDKVYNTNLLFNQEGECVGRYDKIHLFGFDNGQESYKESDTLYPGKVVTTFELPFAKVRPSVCYDLRFPELYRLHKEYEVITVPAAFTYTTGQAHWELLLRARAVENQCVVIAAAQTGVHPNGNRTFGHSMIIGPWGEVLAMLEEGEGVVTAEIDLERLDQSRQQLPALKNRIFY from the coding sequence GTGAAAGTCACGGTTGCCGCGATTCAGATGAACAGCAACGACGATGTTGCTGATAACCTGCAACGGGCGAGAAAGTGGGTTCTTGAAGCCGCTCAAAAGGGTGCTCAGTTTGTTGTTTTACCAGAGTATTTTTGCTTTATTGGGCAAAATGATGCAGCGCGTTTGGCACATGCCGAACCCGACAGCGGTGGGGTGATTTCGCAAGCGCTACGTGCGATAGCTAAAGAGGCGCAGGTGTGGTTGTCGGCTGGCACCATTCCGTTAATCAGCCCTGATAAAGACAAAGTTTACAATACTAACTTGCTGTTTAACCAAGAGGGTGAATGTGTCGGTCGCTACGATAAAATTCACCTATTTGGCTTTGATAACGGGCAAGAGAGTTACAAAGAATCAGACACACTTTATCCTGGTAAGGTCGTTACCACATTTGAACTGCCTTTTGCCAAGGTCAGACCTTCGGTTTGTTATGATTTGCGGTTTCCTGAGCTGTATCGTCTGCATAAGGAGTATGAGGTGATCACAGTTCCTGCTGCGTTTACGTACACCACCGGCCAAGCACATTGGGAGCTATTACTTCGAGCTCGCGCTGTGGAAAACCAATGTGTCGTGATTGCAGCGGCGCAAACGGGCGTTCATCCCAACGGCAATCGCACTTTTGGCCACAGTATGATCATCGGCCCTTGGGGCGAAGTGCTGGCAATGCTGGAAGAGGGCGAAGGCGTCGTCACTGCGGAAATCGATTTAGAACGACTTGATCAAAGTCGACAACAATTACCGGCGTTAAAGAACCGGATTTTTTATTAG
- a CDS encoding methionine aminotransferase yields the protein MIHTPVSSRTKLDDVGTTIFSVIGELSSRYKAINLSQGAPNFACDSELIKGVTRAMENNHNQYAVMTGYALLRERIAEKIQNVYGRSYDVEREILVTASASQGIYSTISALVHPGDEVIYFEPSFDSYAPIVRLQGAKAIPLKLQAPDFGINWDEVRATITSKTKMIIINTPHNPTGQVLNQADLDELAAITRNTDIVILSDEVYEHIVFDDKPHCGMATHSELAARSVIISSFGKTFHVTGWRVGYCVAPQALMDEVVKVHQFLMFSADTPMQYAFAEYMKDPQTYLHLAKFYQHKRDLMISSLAESPFELIPSSGSFFLLASYGHLSQEKDSDVVTRLIKEQGVATIPLSAFYTDGTDNKVIRLSFAKDDATIIAGAQALCRARFD from the coding sequence ATGATTCACACTCCCGTTTCATCGCGCACTAAATTGGATGATGTTGGTACCACCATATTTTCTGTTATTGGTGAATTATCCAGCCGTTACAAAGCCATCAACTTATCTCAAGGTGCTCCTAACTTTGCCTGTGATTCTGAGTTGATCAAAGGCGTAACGCGCGCGATGGAGAATAACCATAACCAATACGCTGTAATGACAGGGTACGCGTTACTGCGTGAGCGCATCGCGGAAAAAATCCAGAATGTCTATGGGCGCTCATACGATGTAGAACGGGAAATTCTGGTCACCGCCAGTGCTAGCCAAGGGATCTATTCAACGATTTCTGCGTTAGTGCATCCGGGCGATGAAGTGATCTATTTCGAACCCTCTTTCGATAGCTATGCGCCGATTGTTCGTTTGCAAGGTGCTAAGGCGATTCCGCTTAAATTGCAGGCGCCTGATTTTGGTATTAACTGGGATGAAGTGCGTGCCACCATTACCAGCAAAACCAAAATGATCATCATCAACACTCCGCATAACCCGACAGGGCAAGTGTTAAACCAAGCGGATCTTGATGAGCTGGCTGCGATTACCCGTAATACTGACATCGTGATTTTGTCTGACGAAGTTTACGAGCACATCGTGTTTGATGATAAACCCCATTGCGGCATGGCCACTCACAGCGAGTTAGCGGCGCGCAGTGTGATTATTTCTTCTTTTGGTAAAACCTTCCATGTGACAGGTTGGCGTGTGGGGTATTGTGTTGCGCCACAAGCTTTGATGGACGAAGTGGTGAAAGTTCACCAATTTCTTATGTTCTCAGCGGATACACCAATGCAGTATGCATTTGCTGAGTACATGAAAGATCCACAAACCTATTTGCATCTGGCGAAGTTTTACCAACATAAACGTGACTTGATGATCTCCTCTCTGGCTGAAAGTCCGTTTGAACTTATTCCAAGCAGTGGTTCTTTCTTCTTGCTCGCCAGCTATGGACACTTAAGCCAAGAGAAAGACAGTGATGTGGTGACCCGTTTAATCAAAGAACAAGGGGTTGCAACCATTCCACTTTCCGCGTTTTATACTGATGGCACGGATAACAAAGTGATTCGTCTGTCATTTGCGAAAGACGATGCGACCATCATTGCCGGCGCACAGGCACTCTGCCGCGCTCGGTTTGATTAA
- a CDS encoding LysR substrate-binding domain-containing protein produces the protein MSRRTPPFNALYAFVITAKHLNFTHAANELCVTQGAVSRQIATLEEYLGFAVFNRLARGLSLTAQGQEILPELQKAYDQLLTVTEKASLQRSEIRLKAPTCSMRWLVPKLMQFQQEKPHIHVSLTTTTDHDVNFRTENFDAGIVFRAAHGEGHHGLKLFEEAISPVIASHIAPSDLNISLEKYTLLHPTQDQTDWSLWLKETHKVAPNSHKHQYFNTMDLAISAAVQGFGIAMADVHLVEDDIRMKRLVKPFAENVKTGASYYLVHRSSSNSSQVLEEFISWFYSVAESADT, from the coding sequence ATGTCACGACGCACACCACCATTTAATGCTCTGTATGCTTTTGTTATTACTGCAAAACATCTAAATTTCACCCACGCGGCTAATGAGCTGTGCGTGACGCAAGGTGCTGTCAGTCGTCAAATTGCCACCTTAGAAGAGTACTTGGGCTTTGCGGTATTTAACCGGCTAGCGCGCGGATTATCGTTAACCGCGCAAGGACAAGAGATTTTACCTGAGCTACAAAAGGCGTATGACCAACTGCTGACCGTCACCGAAAAAGCGAGTTTGCAGCGCAGTGAAATTCGCTTAAAAGCCCCCACTTGTTCAATGCGTTGGTTAGTACCTAAGCTGATGCAATTTCAACAAGAAAAACCCCATATTCATGTCTCGCTGACCACCACGACCGATCACGATGTCAACTTTCGTACTGAGAATTTTGATGCTGGAATCGTGTTTCGCGCCGCTCATGGTGAAGGTCATCATGGACTCAAGCTATTTGAAGAGGCGATTTCACCGGTGATCGCCTCCCACATTGCCCCGTCGGATCTCAATATCTCCTTAGAGAAATATACCTTACTGCACCCAACGCAAGATCAAACCGACTGGTCACTGTGGCTTAAAGAGACCCACAAAGTGGCGCCTAATTCTCATAAACATCAATATTTTAATACCATGGATTTGGCAATTAGCGCCGCGGTACAAGGCTTTGGCATCGCCATGGCAGATGTCCATTTGGTCGAAGATGATATTCGCATGAAGCGCCTCGTTAAACCGTTCGCTGAAAACGTAAAAACCGGTGCCAGTTATTATCTGGTGCACCGGTCTTCATCCAACTCTTCTCAAGTATTAGAAGAGTTCATCAGTTGGTTTTACAGTGTTGCAGAAAGCGCTGACACATGA
- a CDS encoding iron-containing alcohol dehydrogenase family protein: MSNTIMKLPFPSQILRGKGALNDFLPAVATKGHRLFVIGGERALASVMPKLDLCLAQNIEHNFVVQTQWFGGETSQTNIDRLVKLAKEFKADVIVGVGGGKAIDTGKAVGESLGLPVATIPTIAATCASNSSVSVVYHDNGHYDYIYKLENAPAFVVLDSALIAEAPLRWLAAGLGDTLAKWYEFRAIAEKAPQCALNMSAFSNGRLCYDVINRYGEEAVAEVTRKEAGFALEQVMDAIFIFAALTSTMGVGDHVAAAHAIYDGFTVIDKTREFGHGLLVGFGNLCLLSLEGRPDAEIIEAIQLAKRCAVPVSLNEIAVDLTEEELFLVAQAAVATSDMDNMPSKVSIEQTIAAMHHVSALSATL, encoded by the coding sequence ATGTCAAACACAATAATGAAGCTTCCGTTTCCTAGCCAAATTCTGCGCGGTAAAGGTGCGTTAAACGACTTTCTGCCAGCGGTTGCGACCAAGGGGCATCGCTTATTTGTGATCGGGGGAGAACGCGCTTTAGCCAGTGTGATGCCTAAATTGGATCTCTGTCTTGCACAAAACATAGAACACAATTTTGTGGTGCAAACACAGTGGTTTGGTGGCGAAACATCGCAAACTAATATCGATCGTTTAGTGAAATTGGCTAAAGAATTCAAAGCCGATGTTATCGTCGGTGTTGGTGGTGGCAAAGCAATTGATACCGGTAAAGCTGTGGGTGAAAGCCTAGGTTTGCCTGTGGCTACCATTCCCACCATCGCGGCAACCTGCGCTTCAAACTCTTCTGTTTCCGTGGTTTACCATGATAACGGCCACTACGATTACATCTATAAGTTAGAGAATGCTCCTGCTTTTGTGGTGCTAGACAGTGCATTAATTGCTGAAGCACCACTGCGTTGGCTTGCCGCTGGCCTTGGGGATACGTTAGCGAAATGGTATGAATTTCGCGCGATTGCTGAAAAGGCGCCTCAGTGTGCGTTGAATATGTCAGCATTTAGTAATGGTCGTTTGTGTTACGACGTTATCAATCGCTATGGCGAAGAGGCGGTTGCGGAAGTGACGCGTAAAGAAGCCGGTTTTGCCCTCGAGCAAGTGATGGACGCGATCTTTATTTTTGCTGCGCTTACCTCAACCATGGGTGTAGGCGATCACGTTGCTGCCGCGCATGCGATTTACGATGGGTTTACCGTGATTGATAAGACTCGCGAATTTGGCCACGGTTTGCTGGTGGGCTTTGGTAACTTGTGCCTATTGTCTTTGGAAGGTCGTCCTGACGCTGAAATCATTGAAGCGATTCAGTTAGCGAAACGTTGTGCGGTGCCAGTATCACTTAATGAGATTGCCGTTGATCTTACTGAAGAAGAGCTGTTCTTAGTTGCTCAAGCTGCGGTTGCTACCAGCGATATGGATAACATGCCAAGCAAAGTCTCTATCGAGCAGACCATTGCGGCGATGCATCATGTGTCAGCGCTTTCTGCAACACTGTAA
- a CDS encoding L-lactate dehydrogenase, protein MSIKTRKVAVIGVGRVGSHVASHLVTRGLCDELVLIDKDTQKAESHRIDLRDGAAFGYHRMTISCGEYSDLDDADVVVISASGPIVEENRLLELDNNLSIINEVATKLKATKFNGVVISITNPCDVVAQYFHELTGFSVIGTGTLIDSARLRAALSRETGISPRYIQAYCLGEHGNSQFVAQSHVSFMGVPLAECLKDQSGRFDGLDFAALQQEVIRAGWDIFKGKNATEFGISTAACELIDAIFHDDGRVLPCSTLLNGQYGQHDVYASTPCVIGKEGVQTVLELNLTIEEQVLMAQTCDIIKKHRPTVK, encoded by the coding sequence ATGAGTATTAAAACCAGAAAAGTAGCCGTTATCGGCGTTGGACGAGTGGGTTCACATGTGGCTAGCCACCTTGTGACTCGTGGGTTGTGTGATGAATTGGTTTTAATTGATAAGGATACTCAGAAAGCAGAAAGTCACCGTATCGATTTACGTGACGGTGCCGCTTTTGGTTATCACCGTATGACCATCAGTTGTGGTGAGTATTCTGATCTGGATGATGCTGACGTTGTTGTCATCAGTGCCAGTGGTCCTATTGTGGAAGAGAACCGCTTGCTTGAATTGGATAACAACCTGAGCATCATTAATGAAGTGGCGACTAAGCTCAAGGCCACTAAGTTCAACGGCGTGGTGATTTCCATTACCAACCCATGTGATGTGGTCGCACAATATTTTCATGAACTGACCGGCTTTTCCGTTATAGGGACAGGCACCTTAATCGACTCTGCGCGTTTGCGTGCGGCGCTCTCTCGTGAAACCGGCATCTCGCCACGTTATATCCAAGCCTATTGCTTGGGGGAACACGGTAATAGCCAGTTTGTAGCGCAAAGCCATGTTTCGTTTATGGGCGTACCTTTAGCTGAGTGCCTAAAAGATCAATCAGGACGTTTTGATGGATTGGATTTTGCTGCACTACAACAGGAAGTGATACGTGCCGGTTGGGATATTTTTAAAGGTAAAAATGCCACTGAATTTGGTATCAGCACTGCAGCTTGTGAACTGATTGATGCCATCTTCCACGATGATGGTCGAGTGTTACCTTGTTCAACCCTGCTTAATGGGCAATATGGTCAGCATGATGTCTACGCCAGCACGCCTTGTGTGATTGGTAAAGAGGGCGTGCAAACGGTTCTAGAACTGAATTTGACCATTGAAGAGCAAGTTCTGATGGCGCAAACCTGCGACATCATCAAAAAGCACCGTCCAACGGTAAAATAA
- the hisP gene encoding histidine ABC transporter ATP-binding protein HisP, producing the protein MMNTTKLAVSNLHKKYGNHEVLKGVSLEAKAGDVISIIGSSGSGKSTFLRCLNFLEKPCAGEIFVNGKAIQMKADAQGELNVVNKKELQNLRTQLTMVFQHFNLWEHMTVLENVIAAPVNVLKMPKAEAIKLAEKYLDKVGIDAKARQKYPAQLSGGQQQRVSIARALTMEPEVLLFDEPTSALDPELVGEVLKIMQQLAEEGKTMVVVTHEMGFARHVSNHVVFLHQGKIEEQGAPEELLGNPKSERLQQFLSGALK; encoded by the coding sequence ATGATGAATACAACAAAACTCGCAGTCAGCAACCTGCATAAAAAATATGGTAATCACGAGGTATTAAAAGGCGTTTCTCTCGAAGCGAAAGCCGGTGATGTGATCAGTATTATTGGTTCATCCGGTTCGGGTAAAAGTACCTTCTTACGTTGTTTGAACTTCCTTGAAAAGCCCTGTGCGGGCGAAATTTTCGTTAATGGTAAAGCCATTCAGATGAAAGCGGATGCTCAAGGTGAACTGAACGTAGTGAATAAAAAAGAGCTACAAAATTTACGCACGCAGTTGACTATGGTGTTCCAACACTTCAATCTATGGGAACACATGACAGTGCTAGAAAACGTCATTGCAGCTCCGGTCAATGTGTTAAAAATGCCTAAAGCAGAAGCCATTAAACTTGCAGAAAAATATCTCGATAAAGTAGGGATTGATGCCAAGGCTCGCCAGAAATACCCAGCACAACTCTCTGGTGGTCAACAGCAGCGTGTATCGATTGCACGTGCGTTAACCATGGAACCAGAAGTTTTACTGTTCGACGAACCAACGTCCGCACTCGATCCTGAGCTTGTCGGTGAAGTACTAAAAATCATGCAGCAATTGGCTGAAGAAGGAAAAACCATGGTGGTGGTGACCCATGAAATGGGCTTTGCTCGCCATGTGTCCAACCATGTGGTGTTCTTACATCAAGGAAAGATAGAAGAACAAGGCGCTCCTGAGGAACTCTTAGGAAATCCAAAGAGCGAACGACTTCAACAATTCCTCTCCGGAGCTCTCAAATAA
- a CDS encoding ABC transporter permease, translating to MIEILKEYGISFLWTDGYHLTGIAVTLWLLVVSVTIGFFISIPLSVARVSSYKIFSVPVWLFSYVFRGTPLYVQLLIFYSGVYTLGFVRDTEFLNWFFRSGYNCVLLSLVLNTCAYTTEIFAGSIRETKAGEVEAARAYGFSTWAMYTKIIIPSALRRAMPAYSNEVIMMLHSTSLAFAATVPDILKIARDVNAATYMPFHAFGIAAVIYLVISLILISLFKRAEKRWLKHLAPASQNA from the coding sequence ATGATTGAGATTTTAAAAGAGTATGGTATCTCTTTCTTATGGACTGATGGCTATCACCTAACTGGGATTGCGGTTACGTTATGGTTGTTGGTGGTTTCGGTGACGATTGGTTTCTTTATCTCGATTCCACTTTCGGTTGCCCGCGTATCGTCATACAAGATTTTCTCGGTGCCTGTGTGGCTGTTCTCTTACGTATTTCGTGGCACGCCACTCTATGTTCAGCTCCTGATCTTCTACTCCGGTGTTTATACCCTTGGCTTTGTTCGTGATACTGAGTTTTTAAACTGGTTCTTCCGCAGTGGTTATAACTGTGTGTTGCTCTCTTTGGTTTTGAACACATGTGCTTACACCACGGAAATTTTTGCTGGTTCGATTCGTGAAACCAAAGCGGGTGAAGTAGAAGCTGCGCGTGCTTATGGTTTTAGCACTTGGGCGATGTACACCAAGATCATTATTCCTTCAGCACTGCGCCGCGCCATGCCTGCGTACAGTAACGAAGTGATCATGATGCTGCACTCAACGTCGCTGGCCTTTGCCGCAACCGTACCGGATATTTTGAAAATTGCGCGCGATGTTAACGCTGCGACTTACATGCCGTTCCATGCCTTTGGTATTGCGGCAGTGATTTACTTAGTTATTTCTCTAATTTTAATTAGCTTGTTTAAACGAGCAGAAAAACGCTGGCTGAAACATTTAGCTCCTGCGTCACAGAATGCATAG
- a CDS encoding ABC transporter permease, with protein MLHEYVSILHDYQGIIWQSSVVTIQLALLSVLVAIVLGLISAIAKLFGAKPLAIIADCYTTLIRGVPDLVLMLVIFYGLQMALNSVTESLGMDQIDIDPFSAGVLTIGFIYGAYFTETFRGAFMTVSKGQIEAGVAYGFTPAQVFNKIIFPQMMRFALPGLSNNWLVTMKATALVSIIGLVDIVKVTQDAGKGTYHFFFFTIVAGVLYLMFTTVSNFVFWWLNRVYSTGHKKAQL; from the coding sequence ATGCTACACGAGTATGTAAGCATATTACATGACTATCAAGGCATAATTTGGCAGAGTTCAGTGGTCACTATTCAATTGGCATTATTGTCGGTGTTAGTGGCGATTGTCTTAGGACTTATTTCTGCGATAGCAAAATTATTTGGCGCAAAACCGCTCGCAATCATTGCTGATTGTTATACAACTTTAATTCGTGGTGTGCCGGATTTGGTGCTGATGTTGGTGATTTTCTATGGCTTGCAGATGGCGCTCAACAGCGTAACGGAATCTTTGGGCATGGATCAAATTGATATCGACCCATTCTCTGCAGGCGTGCTCACCATTGGTTTTATCTACGGTGCCTACTTTACCGAAACGTTCCGCGGTGCATTTATGACGGTCTCTAAAGGCCAAATTGAAGCGGGTGTGGCGTACGGTTTTACTCCAGCGCAAGTCTTTAACAAAATCATTTTTCCCCAAATGATGCGTTTTGCGCTGCCAGGCCTATCAAATAACTGGTTGGTGACGATGAAAGCGACCGCTTTGGTCTCTATTATCGGGCTAGTCGATATCGTGAAAGTGACGCAAGATGCAGGGAAAGGGACTTACCATTTCTTCTTCTTTACTATCGTTGCTGGTGTGCTTTATCTGATGTTTACCACGGTTTCCAATTTTGTGTTCTGGTGGTTAAACCGCGTTTATTCAACCGGACATAAGAAGGCACAGCTATGA
- the xylA gene encoding xylose isomerase — protein MNEFFSNVKPIQFEGNSSENPLAFHHYDPDKMILGKSMKDHLRFAACYWHSLTWPGADIFGTGTFERPWMQPGNALELAHAKADVAFEFFSKLNVPYYCFHDVDVSPEGANIREYVNNLAEMVDVLGKKQEETGVKLLWGTANAFSNPRYMAGAASNPDPKVFAYAATQIFNAMKATKTLGGQNYVLWGGREGYETLLNTDLRQERQQLGRLMQMVVENKHKIGFKGTILIEPKPQEPTKHQYDYDVSAVYGFLKQFGLENEIKVNIEANHATLAGHSFQHEVATAISLGIFGSIDANRGDPQLGWDTDQFPNSVEENALVVYEILKAGGFTTGGFNFDARLRRPSIAPEDLFYGHIGGMDTMALALEKAAAMIENDLLAKNIAQRYAGWNEPLGKAILSGDHSLESLAKYAVDSNIQPVKESGRQEYLENIVNRFLF, from the coding sequence ATGAATGAGTTCTTCTCCAACGTGAAACCAATTCAATTTGAAGGCAATTCCAGCGAAAACCCACTTGCGTTTCATCATTACGATCCAGACAAAATGATTTTGGGTAAATCGATGAAAGACCATCTTCGTTTTGCTGCGTGTTATTGGCACAGTTTGACTTGGCCCGGTGCCGATATCTTTGGTACAGGCACATTTGAACGTCCTTGGATGCAACCGGGTAATGCACTTGAACTGGCGCATGCGAAAGCCGATGTTGCGTTTGAATTCTTCTCCAAATTGAATGTTCCTTATTACTGTTTCCATGATGTGGATGTGTCGCCAGAAGGAGCTAATATTCGCGAATACGTAAATAACTTGGCAGAGATGGTCGATGTGTTAGGTAAAAAACAGGAAGAAACCGGGGTGAAACTGCTGTGGGGCACTGCCAATGCGTTCTCTAATCCTCGCTATATGGCTGGGGCAGCAAGTAACCCAGATCCTAAAGTGTTTGCCTACGCGGCAACTCAGATCTTCAATGCGATGAAAGCGACCAAAACCTTAGGCGGTCAAAACTATGTGTTGTGGGGCGGCCGTGAAGGTTATGAAACTCTGCTGAATACCGACCTGCGTCAAGAACGTCAGCAACTCGGTCGATTGATGCAGATGGTGGTGGAAAACAAACACAAAATCGGTTTTAAAGGCACAATTTTGATCGAACCTAAACCTCAAGAACCCACCAAACACCAATACGATTACGATGTGTCTGCTGTGTATGGTTTCTTGAAACAGTTCGGTTTGGAAAATGAGATCAAAGTGAACATTGAGGCTAACCATGCAACCCTTGCTGGGCACAGCTTCCAACATGAAGTGGCTACCGCAATTTCTCTAGGTATCTTTGGTTCGATTGACGCGAACCGTGGTGACCCTCAACTGGGTTGGGATACTGACCAATTCCCAAATAGTGTGGAAGAAAACGCCCTCGTTGTGTACGAAATTCTTAAAGCGGGTGGTTTTACTACCGGTGGCTTTAACTTTGATGCGCGTTTACGTCGACCATCTATTGCTCCAGAAGATCTGTTCTACGGTCATATCGGTGGTATGGATACCATGGCGCTCGCGTTAGAAAAAGCCGCCGCCATGATTGAAAATGACCTTCTGGCGAAGAACATTGCCCAGCGTTACGCAGGCTGGAATGAACCACTAGGCAAAGCCATTTTAAGTGGTGACCATTCACTGGAATCACTAGCGAAATACGCAGTGGACAGCAATATCCAACCAGTCAAAGAATCAGGTCGCCAAGAGTACTTAGAAAATATTGTGAATCGATTTTTGTTCTAA